In Macrobrachium rosenbergii isolate ZJJX-2024 chromosome 4, ASM4041242v1, whole genome shotgun sequence, one genomic interval encodes:
- the LOC136838347 gene encoding uncharacterized protein, translated as MALTFTVGTGAAVAAGVAAAAAGAVGLGLLGAAALSRRGGGRFGRRGGRNRFGRQAQKQVEESNALERALDLIRQQDVTGCGMRLVCELAGLREENLTEEEKAILDIVEPRPKAGEGVLPSSSGAVDYKIAKELGHRHADCSLTFPLCSFNGTQLMNIVDGYLP; from the exons ATGGCTCTTACATTTACAGTCG GTACTGGCGCCGCAGTGGCTGCTGGTGTAGCTGCAGCTGCTGCAGGAGCCGTTGGTCTAGGCCTGCTAGGTGCTGCTGCCCTGTCCCGAAGGGGAGGCGGAAGGTTTGGCAGAAGGGGTGGCAGGAACAGGTTTGGCCGACAAGCTCAGAAACAGGTTGAGGAATCAAACGCCCTGGAAAGGGCGCTGGATCTCATCCGCCAGCAGGATGTCACTGGATGTGGGATGCGCCTTGTGTGCGAATTGGCAGGACTTCGGGAGGAGAATCTCACTGAGGAAGAAAAGGCCATTCTAGATATTGTAGA ACCTAGGCCCAAAGCTGGAGAAGGTGTGCTGCCATCTAGCAGCGGGGCTGTGGACTACAAGATCGCTAAAGAATTGGGCCACAGGCATGCTGATTGCAGCTTGACATTCCCCCTTTGCTCGTTCAATGGAACTCAGCTCATGAATATTGTCGACGGATACCTACCTTAG
- the LOC136837014 gene encoding uncharacterized protein has product MEEEEVEDMEEEEAEDMEEEEAEDMEEEAMEEVEVFYGGEGDDGGLVSGGGYGGGGGHHGGGGGGGGGGYGGGGDGGGHHGGEVGDGGSYGGGGGGGHHGGGGGGGGGGGGYGGGGGGLVGGGGGSYGGGGGGGSHHGGEVEDGGSYGGGGGGGHYGGGGGGEGGGYEGGEGGHHGGGGGGGGGGYGGGGGGEHESNEIYRRRRQAGSQDEQEALRRVLDVIRRQDVAGCGMKLVCELAGLGEEDLDEEQRAVLSLVGRAVKPGEGLLPPGGAGDYVAAKTLGESQSDCGLHYPQCPVSGSVIMSMVRYYLN; this is encoded by the exons atggaggaggaggaggtggaggatatggaggaggaggaggcggaggatatggaggaggaggaggcggaggataTGGAGGAGGAAGCtatggaggaggtggaggtctt cTATGGAGGCGAAGGAGATGATGGAGGTCTTGTAAGCGGAGGAGGTTATGGAGGTGGCGGAGGTCACCATGGAGGCggaggtggtggaggtggaggaggctatggaggaggaggtgatggtgGAGGTCACCATGGAGGCGAAGTTGGAGATGGAGGAAGctatggaggaggaggtggtggaggtcaTCATGGAggcggaggaggtggaggtggaggtggaggaggctatggaggaggaggtggaggtcttgtaggaggaggtggaggaagctatggaggaggaggtggtggcgGAAGTCACCATGGAGGCGAAGTTGAAGATGGAGGAAGctatggaggaggaggtggtggaggtcaCTATGGAGGCGGAGGAGGTGGTGAAGGCGGAGGCTatgagggaggagaaggaggtcaCCATGGAggcggaggtggtggtggaggcgGAGGCtacggaggagggggaggaggggaacaCGAGAGCAACGAAATTTACAGGCGACGCCGTCAGGCAGGATCCCAAGACGAACAGGAAGCTCTCCGTCGAGTGCTGGATGTCATCCGTCGGCAGGATGTGGCTGGATGCGGGATGAAGCTCGTGTGCGAATTGGCGGGACTCGGGGAGGAAGACTTGGATGAGGAGCAGCGGGCGGTTCTCAGTCTAGTCGG CCGTGCAGTTAAACCTGGCGAAGGGCTCCTACCTCCGGGAGGTGCAGGTGACTACGTAGCAGCGAAGACATTAGGCGAAAGTCAGAGTGACTGCGGTCTCCATTACCCTCAGTGTCCGGTCAGCGGAAGTGTCATCATGAGTATGGTTAGATATTATTTGAATTGA